The following coding sequences lie in one Xyrauchen texanus isolate HMW12.3.18 chromosome 25, RBS_HiC_50CHRs, whole genome shotgun sequence genomic window:
- the LOC127618863 gene encoding zinc finger and BTB domain-containing protein 39-like — translation MRIRLQGSGHAAYLLSELNRCRLSRLLCDVVLQVGGRSFPAHRAVLVCACTHFKSLFSRGPHIQDGIPTTFSLDFVSSTNFEKVLTFIYTGEIFTDLIDVGVLYELAERLGVRELVSACHSTFPDLQSSSSSSGDPVANGDMESEMVSTNAVATSVCSSSVASCSTLSSLATPTPVTTSLVSLGHNGRLNWAHLATLSLSQSPKNEDLQVHLGYSQAVTNKPSPSDSNRSTEVLPGLALQLKIEQEDDGGNSSVDQAAVNGCKSTLGLQCSQDAGSVPDSSAQLGGETCDPSSSSSDPLDNLQLRAISGAVEAVKDSDCFEDEVANKRHHLQEEHPEAGDEWRALSDDIIELSDEEEHLIVEEEDDEDLMCIENGENGVSLGQPCKACGMLLPAENSIIRIHAETHLSEKGSCQVCGTSFSDHAAGVTHALTHVGILLFSCDVCEQQFRSESALIHHRRQSVAKCIPQNPEQINGATQQQGGELQCTVCEKSMANDFKAVRDHILSHACLRTLRCGVCQLFQPSRCALLWHTLTHLFPIYTCPKCASPFLESVLLERHLALHVEEEGLSKQDQGSPETSGEAQGELRCFLCPQTFRSEADFHNHLSVHSNEVQGNQLWPAKRKADQLLEYSSSSSFPLDAHGSCKAGNAGFNLSLGLRLQDKMVHGGLSFPAGLIMNGSSSGATSTGASLKQKWYRCRYCGKHFAHSGEFTYHLRIHTGEKPYQCKICLRFFRGRSTMICHLKTHSGALMYRCSVCGLFFSTLKMVSSHMELHKDQLPPNFNIEETFMYNDHSKEPIPNLET, via the exons ATGCGGATCCGGCTGCAGGGCTCTGGCCATGCGGCCTATCTCCTTTCTGAGCTCAACCGCTGCCGCCTGTCTCGCCTCCTGTGCGACGTTGTCCTTCAGGTTGGTGGGCGATCCTTCCCCGCTCATCGTGCAGTGCTGGTGTGCGCTTGCACTCACTTTAAGAGCCTCTTCTCCAGAGGTCcccacatccaggatggcattcCCACCACCTTCTCTTTGGACTTTGTCTCTTCCACCAATTTTGAGAAGGTTTTGACGTTCATCTACACTGGTGAAATTTTTACAGACTTGATAGATGTGGGTGTACTGTATGAGCTGGCAGAAAGGCTCGGAGTAAGGGAGCTGGTAAGTGCTTGCCATTCCACCTTCCCTGACCTCCAGAGCTCGAGCTCAAGCTCTGGAGACCCGGTGGCCAATGGCGACATGGAGAGTGAAATGGTGTCCACCAATGCTGTGGCTACATCTGTTTGCTCGTCCTCGGTGGCATCTTGCTCCACACTGTCTTCTTTGGCCACTCCCACACCCGTCACAACTTCTCTTGTTTCTCTAGGCCATAATGGCAGGTTGAATTGGGCCCACTTGGCCACACTTTCCCTCTCCCAGTCCCCTAAAAATGAGGACTTGCAAGTACATTTGGGGTACAGCCAGGCGGTGACCAACAAGCCAAGCCCCTCGGACAGTAACCGTTCCACTGAGGTCCTTCCTGGTCTCGCTTTGCAGCTCAAGATCGAGCAGGAAGACGATGGAGGAAACAGCTCAGTGGATCAGGCTGCTGTTAATGGTTGCAAGTCAACGTTAGGACTTCAGTGTAGTCAGGATGCGGGTTCCGTTCCAGACTCTTCAGCCCAGCTTGGAGGGGAAACATGTGATCCTTCGTCATCCTCCAGTGACCCCTTGGACAATTTGCAACTAAGGGCCATTTCAGGAGCTGTTGAAGCAGTCAAAGATTCAGATTGTTTTGAGGACGAAGTTGCTAACAAGAGGCACCACCTACAGGAAGAACATCCAGAAGCTGGCGATGAGTGGAGAGCACTTTCAGACGACATCATTGAGCTGAGCGATGAGGAGGAGCACCTCATTGTGGAAGAAGAGGATGATGAAGACTTGATGTGTATTGAGAATGGTGAAAATGGAGTATCTCTTGGCCAGCCGTGCAAAGCTTGTGGAATGCTGCTTCCCGCTGAAAACAGCATCATCCGGATTCATGCGGAAACGCATCTCTCGGAAAAGGGTTCCTGTCAGGTGTGTGGCACTTCCTTTTCTGACCACGCTGCTGGTGTCACGCATGCCCTCACACATGTGGGAATCTTGCTCTTCTCCTGTGATGTTTGTGAGCAGCAGTTTCGGAGCGAGTCTGCACTGATTCACCATCGACGTCAATCAGTAGCAAAATGCATCCCTCAAAATCCTGAACAAATCAATGGTGCCACCCAACAACAAGGAGGGGAACTGCAGTGTACTGTTTGTGAGAAATCTATGGCAAATGATTTCAAG GCTGTCAGGGACCACATTCTGAGCCACGCATGCTTGAGGACATTACGCTGTGGAGTATGCCAGCTGTTCCAGCCCTCTCGATGTGCCCTCCTGTGGCACACTCTGACACACCTCTTTCCTATTTACACATGTCCAAAATGTGCCAGCCCCTTCCTGGAAAGTGTGCTGCTAGAAAGACACCTGGCTCTTCATGTAGAGGAAGAAGGGCTGTCAAAACAGGACCAGGGCAGTCCAGAGACAAGCGGCGAAGCACAGGGCGAACTGCGCTGCTTCCTGTGTCCACAGACCTTCCGCTCTGAAGCTGATTTTCATAACCATCTCAGCGTGCACTCTAATGAGGTACAGGGCAACCAGTTATGGCCAGCCAAGCGCAAGGCAGACCAGCTCCTCGAGTATTCCTCATCTTCTTCCTTCCCGCTGGATGCTCATGGCTCGTGTAAAGCAGGAAACGCAGGTTTCAACTTGAGCCTGGGTTTAAGACTCCAGGACAAAATGGTTCATGGTGGGCTTTCATTTCCTGCTGGACTCATAATGAATGGTAGCTCTTCTGGAGCCACTTCCACCGGTGCAAGCCTCAAGCAAAAATGGTATCGCTGCCGGTACTGTGGCAAGCACTTTGCACATTCGGGCGAGTTCACCTACCACCTCCGCATCCACACTGGTGAGAAGCCCTACCAGTGCAAAATATGTTTGCGCTTTTTCCGTGGCCGTTCCACTATGATCTGCCACTTGAAGACGCACTCGGGTGCCCTCATGTACCGGTGTTCTGTCTGTGGACTGTTCTTCTCCACACTCAAGATGGTCTCCTCACACATGGAGCTCCATAAAGACCAGCTGCCACCTAATTTTAACAT